The following proteins are co-located in the Cardiocondyla obscurior isolate alpha-2009 linkage group LG12, Cobs3.1, whole genome shotgun sequence genome:
- the LOC139106797 gene encoding protein sister of odd and bowel, translating to MDLTEAFAPGGGGEDLPKTDFFDFVVSPPPHCASTDGVVSDEESFLHRGAGGCRSMTGYLQTHDDHEGSHGGSPFIKETNNNTLTALPPVSTITGSLGHHHQHHVHHQVRSQHGNVQAGDATAMDQSECDYWGQEDESKEQTCNILLEDLNKYCWSSNAHTNDGVIHSAAGGPNDHHQAVGSGRAGCNDRQNTDGAIYTLTVLNNEANSMDALDCCKSPAPASSDSWSLRPNLDLDAILSMEPSSGEQDHEAASGEVPRSVNERFHGSDGRGFTVPSSQYATDDSGFVESKELCARASSANCSGDNNNDWKLSDQNLQEVAAAAAAAVAVGAGDSAESLLRSALQGKLYTGQTQSVSSSSPSSQASTISMPVSGTASLMVPEQQQQQQQQPEDSMQTCTDEDLLLSQLDQTTYRPGDYEKLKSIANEVVESYCSLEPVCNVSATTTVMYTLDPASGSLGTITLPADLAQVSTVTVVTAAQQDVLQQQSAQRTDVDQQQQQQQQQQQQQPPPQQQQQQSNQLQLTSSRVGVTSKPPKKYVRRANRNSNNANGASNGSTGTETSNTNQQQTGGSGGSPGSVQRKERSLHYCSICSKGFKDKYSVNVHIRTHTGEKPFACSLCGKSFRQKAHLAKHYQTHVTQKPASIQQTASGSGGNNGNTSPTSETTATAASPAIASRSQVAVDPTGTTCSPPS from the coding sequence ATGGACCTGACGGAGGCTTTCGCGCCGGGAGGTGGCGGCGAGGATCTGCCGAAGACAGATTTCTTCGACTTCGTGGTGTCGCCGCCACCGCACTGCGCCTCGACCGATGGCGTCGTCTCCGACGAGGAGAGCTTCCTGCACCGCGGTGCCGGCGGCTGCCGCAGCATGACCGGCTACCTTCAAACTCACGATGACCACGAGGGCTCACACGGCGGCTCACCTTTTATCAAGGAAACAAACAACAATACGCTGACGGCGCTGCCACCCGTCTCGACCATCACCGGCTCGCTAGGCCACCATCACCAGCACCACGTGCACCACCAGGTACGCTCGCAACATGGGAACGTGCAAGCCGGCGACGCCACCGCCATGGACCAGTCCGAGTGCGATTACTGGGGCCAGGAAGACGAGAGCAAGGAGCAGACGTGCAATATTCTCTTGGAGGACCTCAACAAGTACTGCTGGTCTTCGAACGCGCACACCAACGACGGCGTCATTCACTCGGCCGCCGGCGGGCCCAACGACCACCACCAGGCCGTTGGCTCGGGCCGCGCGGGCTGCAACGACCGGCAAAACACTGACGGTGCCATTTATACTCTGACGGTGCTGAACAACGAGGCGAACTCAATGGACGCGCTTGACTGCTGCAAAAGCCCGGCGCCCGCGTCCAGCGACTCCTGGTCGTTGCGGCCGAATCTCGATCTGGATGCCATTCTGAGCATGGAGCCGTCTTCCGGCGAGCAGGATCACGAGGCGGCCAGTGGCGAGGTGCCCAGGAGCGTCAACGAGAGGTTTCACGGATCCGACGGTCGCGGCTTCACCGTGCCCTCGTCGCAATACGCGACCGACGACAGCGGATTCGTCGAGAGCAAAGAGCTGTGCGCCCGAGCGTCCTCGGCCAACTGTTCCGGCGACAATAATAACGACTGGAAGCTATCGGATCAGAATCTGCAGGAGgtcgcggccgcggcggcggccgcgGTCGCCGTCGGCGCCGGCGACTCCGCCGAGAGTCTCCTGAGAAGCGCTCTTCAGGGTAAATTGTACACTGGCCAGACTCAGTCGGTTTCCTCGTCCTCGCCGTCCTCGCAGGCGTCCACCATCTCGATGCCGGTTTCGGGAACCGCGAGCTTGATGGTGCCcgagcagcagcagcagcagcagcagcaaccgGAGGACTCCATGCAGACTTGCACCGACGAAGATCTACTACTCTCTCAGCTGGATCAGACGACATATCGACCGGGCGACTACGAGAAGCTTAAAAGCATCGCGAACGAAGTAGTGGAATCGTACTGCAGCCTCGAGCCTGTTTGCAACGTGTCGGCGACTACCACGGTGATGTACACGTTAGACCCGGCGAGTGGAAGTCTAGGTACCATCACGCTACCGGCCGACCTAGCTCAAGTGAGTACCGTGACGGTAGTCACAGCTGCTCAGCAAGATGTTTTGCAGCAGCAATCCGCTCAACGAACAGACGTGGaccaacagcagcagcagcagcagcagcagcaacagcaacagcCGCCgccgcaacagcagcagcagcagtcGAATCAGCTGCAATTAACTTCCAGCCGCGTGGGCGTCACTTCTAAACCGCCGAAGAAGTACGTAAGACGCGCTAACCGCAACAGCAACAACGCTAACGGTGCCAGCAACGGTAGCACCGGCACGGAAACTAGCAACACGAATCAACAGCAAACCGGAGGCTCCGGTGGCTCGCCCGGTAGCGTACAACGCAAGGAACGCTCCCTACATTACTGCAGTATCTGCAGCAAGGGCTTCAAGGACAAGTACAGCGTGAACGTGCACATCCGGACGCATACCGGCGAGAAGCCGTTCGCCTGCTCGCTCTGCGGGAAGAGCTTCCGTCAGAAGGCTCACCTGGCCAAGCACTATCAGACTCACGTGACTCAGAAGCCCGCCAGTATCCAACAGACCGCCTCTGGAAGCGGCGGAAACAACGGGAACACCAGCCCGACATCAGAGACCACTGCCACCGCCGCGTCGCCCGCCATCGCCAGCAGGTCCCAGGTCGCTGTGGACCCGACGGGAACTACTTGCAGCCCTCCCAGTTAG